A region of Geobacillus sp. 46C-IIa DNA encodes the following proteins:
- a CDS encoding ABC transporter ATP-binding protein produces the protein MDTLKFILSIYWNKCRINLIVLIFLNFINSLIPIISIHLFQKLIEEIMNFMQDDGSLKMLIFIFTLQIISNIIPFIGNHILNINDQIIDNKLSLETTSSMLQKVKSLDYLDFENPSFYDSFQRVSSNTSNIIESVNHLIGLISNLISAISVLVYLLTINWIVVFIIILGIVPYTLTSIKFNRRNFSLINELMPATRKEQYFINLLTNRNTLKEIILFNAFNFLELNWKKQFLLLAEKKLNFIKTKSKTLFSAELIILLTFTLSGLVIIIDFKNSNMAADLVATIQSIQLFQTNLNNIAKSYSDFKGTLIFIEDYMKFIHINPRNEVKLNKIEKLHRLEVKNLWFRYPHNNFDTLKGISFNINPGKKIAIVGENGSGKTTLIKCIAGLYSKENLPIFINGIPIKEVDIESLQDRMSVLFQDFISYELTVRENIGISSSSNMDDNIRLQNVAEKVNLLEIINKLPNRFDSLLGRYFEGGNELSGGQWQKIALGRALFRESDLIILDEPTAALDPVSEKEILEDILNECDKSIIIVTHRLGVASLADEILVMKDGQIVESGTHNELLSLNGEYKKCMSLNPIGITFRKGY, from the coding sequence ATGGATACATTAAAATTCATATTATCTATTTATTGGAATAAATGTAGAATCAACTTGATTGTGCTGATCTTTCTAAATTTTATTAATTCATTAATTCCTATCATTAGTATTCATTTATTCCAAAAATTAATAGAAGAAATTATGAATTTCATGCAAGATGATGGATCACTAAAAATGTTAATATTTATTTTTACTCTACAAATTATAAGTAATATAATCCCTTTTATTGGGAATCATATTCTGAATATTAATGATCAGATTATTGATAACAAATTATCTCTTGAAACAACTTCATCTATGTTACAAAAAGTAAAGAGTTTAGATTATCTCGATTTTGAGAATCCTTCATTCTACGATAGTTTTCAAAGAGTTTCAAGCAATACAAGTAATATAATCGAATCTGTAAATCATTTGATTGGTCTTATTAGTAACTTAATCAGCGCTATATCAGTATTAGTATATTTATTAACTATTAATTGGATAGTTGTTTTTATCATTATTTTAGGCATTGTCCCTTACACTTTGACTTCGATAAAGTTTAACCGAAGAAATTTTTCTTTGATCAATGAACTCATGCCGGCAACTAGAAAGGAACAGTATTTCATAAATTTATTGACCAATCGAAATACTTTAAAAGAGATTATACTATTTAATGCATTTAACTTTTTAGAACTAAATTGGAAAAAACAGTTTTTATTACTAGCAGAAAAAAAGCTAAATTTTATAAAAACAAAATCGAAAACATTATTTTCCGCGGAACTAATAATTTTATTAACTTTTACTCTTTCAGGACTAGTAATAATCATTGATTTTAAAAATTCAAATATGGCAGCAGATTTAGTTGCTACTATTCAATCCATACAGCTTTTTCAGACGAATTTAAATAATATTGCGAAAAGCTATTCTGATTTTAAAGGAACTTTAATTTTCATCGAGGACTATATGAAATTTATTCATATTAATCCTAGAAATGAAGTGAAGTTAAACAAAATAGAAAAATTACATAGATTGGAGGTGAAAAATCTTTGGTTCAGATATCCACATAATAATTTTGATACTTTAAAAGGGATAAGCTTTAATATTAATCCAGGTAAGAAAATAGCAATCGTAGGGGAAAATGGTAGTGGGAAAACAACACTTATAAAATGTATAGCAGGATTATATTCCAAAGAAAACTTACCTATTTTTATAAATGGAATTCCAATCAAAGAAGTGGATATTGAAAGTCTACAAGACAGAATGTCCGTTTTGTTCCAAGATTTTATATCATACGAATTAACGGTAAGAGAGAATATAGGAATAAGTAGCTCCTCTAACATGGATGACAATATTAGACTCCAAAATGTTGCTGAAAAAGTTAATCTGTTAGAGATAATTAACAAACTGCCAAATAGGTTTGATTCTCTACTTGGTAGATACTTTGAAGGGGGGAATGAGCTATCGGGTGGACAATGGCAAAAAATAGCTCTCGGTAGAGCGCTATTTCGAGAAAGTGACCTAATAATTTTAGATGAACCTACAGCAGCTCTTGATCCTGTATCAGAAAAAGAGATTTTAGAAGATATTTTAAATGAATGTGACAAATCCATTATTATAGTCACCCATAGGTTAGGAGTTGCGAGTTTAGCAGACGAAATTTTAGTGATGAAAGATGGACAGATTGTGGAAAGCGGTACTCACAACGAACTTCTTTCCCTTAATGGGGAGTACAAAAAATGTATGAGTCTCAATCCCATTGGTATAACCTTCAGAAAGGGGTATTAA
- a CDS encoding ISL3 family transposase, with amino-acid sequence MLSIPLGLPELKVIKQELLSYGYVIHVEKTETQERCPHCGFATSSVHDRRTRKVRDLAIFHQPVYLFVKVKRYRCWNCSQVFSASLESIQPNQHYTNRFCEYLYELCEGSTIQEVSRKHRISYTTLERIYYSIASKKAKKRQTAIEASSQEEMVLSLDEIAVKKGHQYETVLMDAKAGSVMGMHADRQCDSAIHLLSQNVLSKERVQTVILDMWEPYHKAVRALFPSASIVIDQYHVVQKVTQALDQARKEFSPLKKARYLLLKGCEKLRKDQRLRLDDILEEYPVLSIAYYLKELFRDFYRTDGYNEAKERLEEWIQLAKQSPFASFQEAANTLERWKEPILSYFLCPYTNARIEGTNHKIKNIKRRAYGYRNRERFRLRVFLECTGNTTSSQAA; translated from the coding sequence GTGCTTTCGATACCACTAGGATTGCCAGAATTGAAAGTGATTAAACAAGAACTTCTTTCCTATGGTTATGTGATTCATGTAGAGAAAACAGAGACACAGGAACGTTGCCCTCATTGTGGGTTTGCCACTTCCTCTGTCCACGACAGACGGACAAGAAAAGTACGGGATTTGGCGATTTTCCATCAACCGGTGTACTTGTTCGTAAAGGTAAAGCGCTATCGGTGCTGGAATTGTTCCCAAGTGTTTTCCGCCTCTTTGGAATCGATTCAACCCAATCAACACTACACCAATCGATTTTGTGAGTACTTGTATGAACTTTGTGAAGGCTCCACCATTCAAGAGGTTAGCCGAAAGCACCGCATCTCATATACGACATTGGAACGCATCTATTACTCCATCGCATCGAAAAAAGCAAAAAAACGTCAAACAGCGATAGAAGCATCTTCTCAAGAAGAGATGGTGCTTAGCTTAGATGAGATCGCGGTAAAAAAGGGACATCAGTATGAAACCGTATTGATGGATGCCAAAGCTGGATCGGTCATGGGAATGCATGCCGATCGCCAATGTGACTCCGCCATCCACTTGTTGAGCCAAAATGTCCTGTCGAAAGAAAGGGTCCAAACGGTGATTCTTGACATGTGGGAACCTTATCATAAGGCGGTTCGTGCCCTGTTTCCATCTGCTTCGATTGTCATCGATCAGTACCATGTGGTTCAAAAAGTGACACAAGCCTTGGATCAAGCAAGAAAGGAATTTTCTCCATTGAAAAAGGCTCGATATCTTCTCTTAAAAGGCTGTGAAAAGCTTCGTAAGGACCAACGGCTTCGATTGGACGATATCTTGGAGGAGTATCCGGTACTTTCCATTGCTTATTATCTGAAAGAGTTGTTTCGGGATTTTTACCGAACCGATGGATATAACGAAGCAAAGGAACGCTTGGAAGAATGGATTCAGTTAGCCAAACAGAGCCCTTTTGCTTCTTTTCAGGAAGCAGCCAACACGCTTGAAAGGTGGAAGGAGCCGATTCTTTCCTACTTTTTGTGCCCATATACCAATGCCCGAATCGAGGGGACGAATCACAAGATCAAAAACATCAAACGCCGGGCATATGGCTATCGAAATCGAGAACGGTTTCGTTTGCGTGTATTTCTGGAGTGTACAGGGAACACTACAAGCAGTCAGGCTGCTTAA
- the istA gene encoding IS21 family transposase yields the protein MLAMPEINRIRKLREKKGLSIAEISRETGYNWRTVKKYADEDISVQPTIKRKKGMMEEEGYGQIIDDWLEEDAKLPRKQRRTNKTMFEALCRDHGFQGSYRTVCAYVQKRRPQLKLEKEQRYERLEHPPGEAQVDFGKMTVVTKEGKEEERSVLIMSFPYSNAAFAYPLPAENSECFLHGLTQLFRQAGGVPKALRIDNLSAAIVSIRKGGERQFTEAFEKFQLYYRFDVQVCNPYSGHEKGNAERKVYYTRNLCFVPAPLIESYPELVEWLHRKMVEDRNRPHYEKGRWIEELWQEERPELLALPEQDLPIFSLDHAYVNQYGEVMVDGKAFVVHGLSVPNRVLVKKEWDRFFVLSPDGGIHLEMPRPYTNVKREIPWKEIFAEWETKPRVVGHSRYRAYLPEAIRTYLAGTPPQVAVRLKGLRALLDRCTLYEIAQWLDENQRWDLAPHEIGVLMEAEQSHYPAKWKESYTPSVLIDYETDLTVYDQRLHPVREGGVQG from the coding sequence ATGCTGGCAATGCCCGAAATTAATCGTATCAGAAAACTGCGTGAAAAGAAAGGGTTATCGATTGCGGAAATTTCCCGTGAAACGGGATATAACTGGAGAACGGTCAAAAAATACGCAGATGAAGACATTTCTGTCCAACCAACCATCAAACGCAAAAAGGGGATGATGGAGGAAGAAGGGTACGGGCAAATCATTGATGACTGGTTGGAGGAGGATGCCAAGCTGCCGAGAAAACAACGGCGAACGAACAAGACGATGTTTGAAGCGCTTTGTCGTGACCATGGATTTCAAGGCTCGTATCGCACCGTTTGCGCGTACGTGCAAAAACGAAGACCGCAGCTCAAGCTCGAGAAAGAACAGCGCTATGAACGACTGGAGCACCCTCCAGGCGAGGCGCAGGTGGATTTCGGGAAGATGACGGTTGTGACGAAGGAGGGGAAGGAAGAAGAGCGATCGGTTTTGATCATGAGCTTTCCCTATAGCAACGCTGCGTTTGCTTATCCGCTGCCGGCGGAAAACAGTGAATGCTTCCTCCATGGGTTGACGCAGCTGTTTCGTCAGGCTGGGGGAGTGCCAAAGGCATTGCGCATTGACAATTTGTCCGCGGCCATCGTGTCGATTCGAAAAGGGGGAGAACGCCAATTCACCGAGGCTTTTGAGAAATTTCAACTCTACTATCGGTTTGATGTACAAGTGTGCAATCCATACAGCGGACATGAGAAAGGAAATGCGGAGCGAAAAGTCTATTACACTCGCAACCTTTGTTTCGTCCCGGCTCCGTTGATCGAGTCGTATCCGGAGCTGGTGGAGTGGCTGCATCGCAAGATGGTCGAGGACCGAAACCGCCCTCATTATGAAAAGGGGCGGTGGATCGAGGAGCTATGGCAGGAAGAGCGGCCGGAGCTGTTGGCGTTGCCGGAACAAGATCTTCCGATCTTCTCCCTCGATCACGCTTACGTGAATCAGTACGGAGAAGTGATGGTAGATGGGAAGGCGTTCGTCGTCCATGGCCTGTCCGTCCCCAACCGGGTATTGGTGAAAAAAGAGTGGGATCGTTTCTTTGTGCTCTCTCCTGACGGAGGCATACATCTTGAGATGCCAAGGCCGTATACGAACGTGAAACGCGAGATCCCTTGGAAAGAGATTTTCGCTGAGTGGGAGACCAAACCCCGGGTTGTCGGGCATTCCCGATACCGGGCGTACTTGCCGGAAGCGATCCGAACGTATCTGGCTGGCACCCCGCCCCAGGTGGCGGTCCGTTTGAAAGGGCTGCGAGCGCTGTTGGATCGTTGCACGCTTTATGAAATCGCCCAGTGGCTCGATGAGAACCAGCGATGGGACTTGGCTCCTCATGAAATCGGGGTATTGATGGAAGCCGAGCAATCCCATTACCCGGCCAAGTGGAAAGAATCGTACACCCCTTCCGTCCTGATCGACTATGAAACGGACTTAACGGTGTATGATCAACGTCTTCATCCTGTTCGGGAAGGGGGTGTCCAGGGATGA
- the istB gene encoding IS21-like element helper ATPase IstB, with translation MRAEVKEICKALHLAYIADRFEEVMFETKEQFLRDVLALELSCRQQAKQARLIKKAKFRKLKWLKDYEWSGHIHWPATTSREELCDLRFLERKQNVLLLGSPGTGKTHLATALGIQACQQGHEVRFFRVADLVAQLEEALKNGTLGRLKRSIDACELLILDELGYVPFQKQGSELLFHIIADCYERKSVIVTSNLEFGQWNRVFGDNRLTAALVDRLVHHAHILAFTGESYRLRNALSAIQPSSSPGLEP, from the coding sequence ATGAGAGCAGAGGTGAAAGAGATTTGTAAAGCGCTGCATTTGGCCTATATCGCGGATCGATTCGAGGAGGTGATGTTCGAAACGAAAGAACAGTTTTTGCGGGATGTATTGGCCCTGGAGCTGTCGTGCCGCCAGCAGGCGAAACAGGCCCGGCTGATCAAGAAAGCCAAGTTTCGGAAGTTGAAATGGCTGAAGGATTACGAATGGTCGGGTCATATCCATTGGCCAGCCACGACATCGAGGGAGGAACTGTGTGACCTTCGCTTTTTGGAGCGAAAGCAAAACGTTCTGCTTTTAGGCTCGCCCGGGACAGGAAAAACCCACCTCGCCACAGCGCTCGGCATCCAGGCGTGCCAACAAGGCCATGAGGTTCGGTTTTTCCGCGTCGCGGATCTCGTCGCCCAGCTGGAAGAGGCATTGAAAAACGGCACGCTCGGGCGGCTGAAACGAAGCATCGATGCGTGCGAACTGTTGATATTGGATGAACTCGGCTATGTGCCGTTTCAAAAGCAAGGATCGGAGCTGTTGTTTCATATTATCGCCGACTGTTATGAGCGAAAAAGCGTCATCGTGACGTCGAATCTGGAATTTGGACAGTGGAATCGGGTGTTTGGGGACAACCGCTTGACAGCTGCGCTGGTGGATCGCTTGGTTCACCATGCCCACATCCTGGCCTTTACGGGAGAGAGCTATCGACTGCGGAACGCTCTCTCCGCGATCCAGCCGTCCTCTTCCCCCGGTCTGGAACCTTAA